GATGGTCGAGGCGATCGAGGACGGCGCAGACGAGATCCGGCGCTGGGAGGAGGTCGAGACGATCGCGACCGCGATCCGGATCGGCAACCCCGTCAACGCACCGAAGGCGCTGCCGGGAATCCGCAACACCGGCGGCACCGCCGTCGCCGTCGCGGATGAGGAGATCACTGCGGCCCAGCGCGATCTCGCTGGTGAGGGCGTCGGCGTCGAGCCCGCCTCCGCGGCGTCGGTCGCGGGGCTCCGCAAGCTCCGCGATCGGGGCGTCGTCGACGACGACGAGCGCGTCGTCTGTCTCACCACTGGCCACCTGCTGAAGGACCCCGACGCTGCCTACGAGGCCGGCAACGATCCGGAACCAGTCCCCAACGACGCCGACGCGGTGTTGGAGCACTTGCGGGAGTGATACCGCCGCCGATCTGTGGGTCCAGTTAACAGTTGGGGATCACGGTTTCGCCTCCGGTGCGGCGATCGCGGCGAACCCCCGTTCGAAGTCGGCCCGGAGGTCGCGGACGTCCTCGATACCGACCGAGACCCGGATCAGCGAGTCGGAGATCCCGATCTCCCGGCGGCGCTCGACCCCCAGCGGTTCGTGGGTCATCGTCGCGGGATGTTCGATCAGCGTCTCCACCCCGCCGAGGCTCACCGCGAGCGTCATCGTCTCCAGCGCCTCCAGGAACGCCTTCGCGTCCCACAGGTCACCCTCGAGTTCGAACGAGAGCACCCCGCCGTAGCCGTCCATCTGCCGGCTCGCCAGTTCGTGTTGGGGGTGGCTCTCCAGCCCGGGGTAGTACACCTCACGGACGCGGTCGTGCGCCTCGAGGTACTCAGCAAGCGCCAGCGCGTTCTCCTCGTGTTTCCGCATCCGGACCCCGAGCGTCTTGAGCCCGCGGGCGAGCAGGTAGCTGTCGAACGGCGCGAGGCCGTTCCCGAGCGCGACCTGCTGACGGAAGCCCAGTGCCTCGGCGACCTCGGGATCGTCGGTGACGACGGCCCCGCCGATCCCGTCGCTGTGACCGTTGAGGTACTTCGTCGTGCTGTGGGCGACCAGGTCCGCGCCGAGTTCGAGCGGGCGCTGGAAGTACGGGCTCGCGAAGGTGTTGTCCACGCCGAAGACG
The Halalkaliarchaeum desulfuricum DNA segment above includes these coding regions:
- a CDS encoding trans-sulfuration enzyme family protein, coding for MDSTPRFDTRAVLDGSESPAGDVVPPIHLSSTFELPGIDPELRLEDVDPSAGEFLYGRLSNPTRHAVENQIAALEGGEMGFAFSSGTAAIATAVLSIVEPGDHLVAFDDLYAGTRRMFEELFDHQLDVDIEFVDATDVETVADAVGDDTAMVWMETPTNPLIRLCDVAAIAEVADEHDAVFGVDNTFASPYFQRPLELGADLVAHSTTKYLNGHSDGIGGAVVTDDPEVAEALGFRQQVALGNGLAPFDSYLLARGLKTLGVRMRKHEENALALAEYLEAHDRVREVYYPGLESHPQHELASRQMDGYGGVLSFELEGDLWDAKAFLEALETMTLAVSLGGVETLIEHPATMTHEPLGVERRREIGISDSLIRVSVGIEDVRDLRADFERGFAAIAAPEAKP